In the genome of bacterium, the window TACAGAACGTGATCGTCGTGTGGTGCTACAGAATATCATCTCGAGCCTGACCGTCGGCGCTGTTATTGCGCAGCCATGGTATGTGCGAAATATAGATGCAGTTCGTGGTGACTTCCGAGCAAATGGGACAGCTGCAGGTGTGAATGAAGGAGATCCCGCTATTCGATCCCTCGCGGGCTTGCTATGGTATCCGCGAGCAATCCTTAGGGACTACCTCTGGCTGCCGTGGCTCGCACCAGTTGCGGCTGCTTTCGCGCATGCCCTGAAGACGCGTTCTCAGAATCTTTCACTCGAGACGCTAGTCTTGTTGAGTAGTAGTTTAGGGGGGTTGCTGTGCTTCACGCTATTACGCAATAAAGATGCGCGCTACATCTTGCCGATTTTTGTCGGTGTGAGTATATGGGCTGGAGTACAACTAGCTAGCTGGTTGCGCAAAAATCCTACGCAACTACTTACGGGTCTGATCGGCGCCTTGATTGTTCTGAGTTACCTCGCGACGAGTTTTATCTCATTCAATGCAAATCTTGTGTTTGGGCCACTTACTTGGTGGCGCTCGACCGGCTATATCACTGGTAGCCCAGAAAGAGCGCAGTGGTGCCAAGAAGAAAGCTTTATGAGGGCACGCACGTACTCTAGTGTTGTTCAGGCTGGTGGTATCGACTCGATTTGGTATAACGATTGGGGTAATCGCTACTTTGCTATGCGCGAAAAAGTAGCTGCGGAGAGTGCGGACAAGCCTGTGGCTATTGTGCGCTCTCTTGTTCGGCGAAATGATGCGCTGTGGTCATGTCAGAATCCGGACCAAACCTGGGTGAATATATATTGGCGAGACTGAGTGTCGTTATGCTTGATGCTGCTGCTGATCGCAGGTAAGCTAGAGTAAACAACGAGAGGGGAACGTCTTGCTTCAACAGCTGCAAAAAGTCTTAACAAAAAATACAATCCTACCAGCATTGGTGGCGGCTGTAATATTTGCCTTGCCATTCGAGCGTATACCATCAATCGACGCGCCGTTATTTGGTATGAATATAACGTTTCGCTTAAGTTTGTTCTTCTGTAGTGCGCTCATGTTGGTGGCTGTCCCGCGTATTTGGCGTGAGCGTGCCAAGCTTAAGGACCCAGCTTTTTATCTGCTCTTTGGGTTTATGTTTATGTACTTTTTGTCCGTACTGTTGAGTGCTGACTTGAAGCGTGCAGTAGCTGTTTGGGTATTTACGGCCTTTACATGCTTTACCGCAGTCGCACTAGCTTTTATCTATCGTGATACGAAGAGAGAATGGATAAATCGGGCGATCTATATATCTACGTGGATAGTATTGGCGTTTGGATTCTATCAGTATTTTGGTGACTTACTTGGTTTGTCGGCGAGCTGGACCGGCCTACGCGATATATACTCTAAGTCTGTTTTGGGCTTCCCGCGCATTCAGTCAACTGGGCTTGAGCCACTCTATTATGCAAACTACCTGACAATTCCATTGATGTACTTCTCGGTCAAATTCTTGCATGGAGACGAAGAGCGACCTTTTTTGATCGCGCTTATCGCAACACAACTGGTGCTAACTGTATCGCGGGGCGCTTTGCTAGCTGGAGCGGCAGGGTTTATCTTGCTGCTTATTATTGTGGCACGCAAAATTCGATATACGCAGACGCTGGGATTATTGGGGCTCGTTTTGGTAGGGGTAGCTCTTGCGTTGAATATTAGTAATTTTAAGTTACCACAGTCCTCGACTAGCCAAAGCCAAAGTAATCCAAGTGCTGTGCGCGTTGTAGAGCAGGCGACGAATTATGTACCCCAAGATGATCGGGTAAGAAATCGCGAGCTAGCGATAAGGGCATTTATGGAGCAACCATTTCTGGGTATTGGGCCTGGGAACTTTAGCGAATACTCTAAGCGGAATGTCGAACTATACAGAAGTTGGACTGGCTATATTATTGCGAATAACGAACCAGCCGAGTTGCTTGCTGAAGGAGGAATTATAAACTTCAGCCTGCTGCTTGGATTCTTTGCCCTGCTATGGGTTCGGATCCTACGGATGTCATGGCATAATGTAGGACCAGATCACATATGGCCCGCTGTCATTGCAGGCTTCTTTGTGACCATGGCGATTCAGTACCAGACATTTTCAACTTTGTATGTTATTCATCTTTGGGTGCTGGTTGGTATCGCATTGGCGCTTACCACCCCAAGCCTGCAAGCCACAACGACAGGCTCAAAAGTAGTCGCGGACCCCATTGCTGCTCGTACCGTCACCACGAAGGCTAAGAAGAATAAGCCAAAGAAGCGAGCGCACACGCGGAAGCGTTCGAAGAAAAAATAATCTGTATATAAAAAAGTTGACGCGTTAACTATTCTCCGCGTACGATACAATCATGCATATGACTTGGAAGCAGTATCGATGGATCGCACTCTGGGCAGTCAATCTTAGTTTTATACTGTTTAGCCTGGTGAAGTCATGAGTCGTGCGATTGTTCAACCAACGACAACCAAGATATTTGCACGCTCGACAGCGAAGTTGCTTCACCGTACGACGTGCTTGATGGATAAGGCAGTCGATCGAGCCTTGCAAGATTCTGTGGGTGTGAGCTTGTCGCAGTTTTTGATGCTGATGCAGCTGGACGGCGGTCAACAATGTCAGCGAGAACTGGCAAGTGAGCTCGGAGTGACGCCGGCGGCAATTTCGCGCCAAGTGAGTATGATGGTGGCTCGGGGATGGATCAAGAAACTCGAGCATGATCACGATCGACGATTTGAGTTTCTTGTACTCACCACTAAGGGTAAGCGCCTTTACATGCGCTCGGTAGGGGCGATCGAAGAAGTGTTCGCAGCACGCTATGGTGATCTAGACGAGCAGGAACAGCACGCGATCTATCAATCGCTCGCAAAGCTGGCGCAATGCTACGAAGGTGAACGTAGCTCGTAGCGCTTATCTAATTAGGGGTGGCATTGGAATAAAGATGCTTGTGTGCTTAGCATAGGCTTTGTAAGTGGCATTTTTGAGCATCTTCTGCTCGAGAAGGGGCATGCCGGAGACGAATCGCACCAGTATGGTGATCGTGAGCGGGATAACAATCAACCAGAATGGCGTTCTCAAGGATACTGCAAAGATATGCAGCCCCCACCAGAGGAGGGCTTCGCCGAAGTAGTTTGGGTGCCGACTGTATTTCCATAGGCCCATGTCACATACTTGGTCATTATGCGCTTAGCCGTCAAGAAAGTCTTGAGCTGATAGTCGGCTACAGCTTCGAACCCAAAGCCAGTTAGCCAAAGACTTATTCCAAGTACGCTAAGCCATGATAAACGAGTCATATCGGCGGTTTGTAGCCATATTGCAGGAGAAGCAATGATACAGAGCAAGATACCTTGGAGTACAAAAACTTGCAGGTAGCTGCGAAGTACGAACCATTGGCCCCATTCTCGGCGCCACTTCTCATAACGCCAATCCTCGGCTTTGCCGGCATTACGCTGGAGAATATGCAGACTGAGCCCCCAGAGAATGGCCATGATGAGAGCCAGTGTTGGTATGATGTCATGGTCCGACTGTAGCCAGGCAGCCCACGTGGCGATGACGAAGCCGGCACCCCAGCCGATGTCGGCTATGGAGTTGTTTTTCAAGTGCAGGGCCAAGACGAAGCGGGCAGTCATATACACCAGAATTACCATAACTACCGTGATATAGACTGACGTGAGGGTAAGCATACCTGTATCGCACTCTTTATTCTCTTAGCTTAAAAGTGATAGGATATTTGATATGCTTACAACAATCTATACATACCCTATTGCACTCGTGACATTTTTGATTATTGATATGTTTTGGCTGCAAATTGCAGCCAAGGATTTGTATAAGCGATCACTTGGACCGCTCTTGAGCGCCAATCCAAACCTCGGCACTGCCTTTATCTTTTATGGACTCTATATCGCAGCATTGCTGTACTTCGTGATTCAGCCGGTATATAAGGATCATAACTTCACGCAAGCCTTAATTCGCGCCGCCGTTTTTGGGGGAATATGCTATGCGACGTATGACCTGACCAATCTCGCGGTAATTAATGGTTGGCCAGTGGCCATTACAGTTATCGACATTATTTGGGGAATTG includes:
- a CDS encoding O-antigen ligase family protein, encoding MLQQLQKVLTKNTILPALVAAVIFALPFERIPSIDAPLFGMNITFRLSLFFCSALMLVAVPRIWRERAKLKDPAFYLLFGFMFMYFLSVLLSADLKRAVAVWVFTAFTCFTAVALAFIYRDTKREWINRAIYISTWIVLAFGFYQYFGDLLGLSASWTGLRDIYSKSVLGFPRIQSTGLEPLYYANYLTIPLMYFSVKFLHGDEERPFLIALIATQLVLTVSRGALLAGAAGFILLLIIVARKIRYTQTLGLLGLVLVGVALALNISNFKLPQSSTSQSQSNPSAVRVVEQATNYVPQDDRVRNRELAIRAFMEQPFLGIGPGNFSEYSKRNVELYRSWTGYIIANNEPAELLAEGGIINFSLLLGFFALLWVRILRMSWHNVGPDHIWPAVIAGFFVTMAIQYQTFSTLYVIHLWVLVGIALALTTPSLQATTTGSKVVADPIAARTVTTKAKKNKPKKRAHTRKRSKKK
- a CDS encoding winged helix-turn-helix transcriptional regulator codes for the protein MSRAIVQPTTTKIFARSTAKLLHRTTCLMDKAVDRALQDSVGVSLSQFLMLMQLDGGQQCQRELASELGVTPAAISRQVSMMVARGWIKKLEHDHDRRFEFLVLTTKGKRLYMRSVGAIEEVFAARYGDLDEQEQHAIYQSLAKLAQCYEGERSS
- a CDS encoding DUF1295 domain-containing protein; translated protein: MGLWKYSRHPNYFGEALLWWGLHIFAVSLRTPFWLIVIPLTITILVRFVSGMPLLEQKMLKNATYKAYAKHTSIFIPMPPLIR
- a CDS encoding DUF1295 domain-containing protein — encoded protein: MLTLTSVYITVVMVILVYMTARFVLALHLKNNSIADIGWGAGFVIATWAAWLQSDHDIIPTLALIMAILWGLSLHILQRNAGKAEDWRYEKWRREWGQWFVLRSYLQVFVLQGILLCIIASPAIWLQTADMTRLSWLSVLGISLWLTGFGFEAVADYQLKTFLTAKRIMTKYVTWAYGNTVGTQTTSAKPSSGGGCISLQYP
- a CDS encoding DUF2177 family protein; translation: MLTTIYTYPIALVTFLIIDMFWLQIAAKDLYKRSLGPLLSANPNLGTAFIFYGLYIAALLYFVIQPVYKDHNFTQALIRAAVFGGICYATYDLTNLAVINGWPVAITVIDIIWGIVLTTAVTAITLIIMQRLDLTTFR